AGCGGCAGGTCGCCGAAGAAGATGTTGAAGCTCGGCAGGTCGTTGGGGCTGTCCCGGAAGATGTCGTTCTGGAAGTCGCTGCCCGCATGGAAGACCATCACGTGGTCGTAGTCGGCGAAGCGCGGCCCCGCGGGATCGGCCTGGAAGGCGGCATCGATGCTGTCGACCGCCGTGCGGACGAAGGCCTCGAGCAGCTCGAGCGTCCAGAAGCCGCCCGCCTCGCCGGGCCCGTAGTCGGCGATGTCGGGCAGCAGGAAGAGCCCGCCCGGCGCGGGGCCGGCCGCGATGTCCCAGACCATCTCGAGTTGGCCGTAGCTCTGGATGCGGTAGAACTCGCCGAGGGCCTGCATGTGCGCGTCGAAGTAGGCGGCGTCGTGGGGCGGCGGGTCGACGCGCCTCAGCCAGTCGGGAAAGGTGTCGGTGGCCGCCATGAACTTGCCGTCCACGGGCACCGTGGTCAGGTCGGGCCGGCGGTTCTCGCGGAAGGCGAGCAGGCAGACCAGGACGCGCGCGGTGTCGGGCATCGCCGCGCGCGCCGCGTCCGCCGCCTGAACCGGGGGCGTGAGGCCCGTTCGCAGACCGGCCGTGAGCGCCTCCACCTCGGCGTAGCGCTCGGCGCGCCGCTGGGCCTGCGGATCGGCGAAGGGCGCCCGCTCGCCGCGCGCGCCGCCCAGCGGCAGCCAGCGCTCGGCGCCGGCGCCCGTGGCCAGCGCGAGCAGGGCGAGGAACAGGAGCGGCGCCGCCGGCCCCGGCGTCCGGCGCCCGCCCGGAGCTCGCACGCCTTGCCTGCTCACAGCGCCTCCCGGCTAGAAGAGCATCTCGAAGGAGAAGCGGTGGACGCGGTCCAACTCCTCCGCCTGGGGGATGTTGCCGTAGTCGAGGAAGAAGTCCTTGCCCCCCAGCTTGGTGTGGAAGCCGCCGCCGTAGGTGAAGTCGGTGATGTCACCGTCGGGATCGTGGATATAGCCGATCCGCAGGGCCATGATGTCCGTGTACTGCAGCTCGGTGCCGCCGTTGACCGTCGTCTGCCCGCCCGGAACGAGGAGCTTGTTGAAGTCGGCGCTGAGGAGGACGTGCCCGTAGTCGCCCTTGTAGACGAGGCCCGCGGCGCCGACGCGGAAGAAGCGCGGCAGCGGGTCGCTCTGCTCGGCATCGATGAAGCTGATATTCGGGCCGAAGTTGGTCAGGGCCAGGCCCGCGCTGTAGGCGCCGAAGCGGCGCAGTACGCCGAGGTCGACGGCCACCGAGCCGCCCGCGCCCTCGCCGGCCTTGTCGGGTGCCGCGTCCGCCGGAGCCAGGTCCACGCGCACGTACTTCAGGCCCAGGCCGATGGCCGTGTTCTCGTCCAGCCGCACGCCGTAGCTCAGGCCGGGGGAGAACTCGAAGCTCTTGAAGGTGCCCTCGGGATCGGGGCTGTCCGTCGTCTTCACGCTCTCGCCGTAGGAGAGGTAGATGAAGTTGATCGAGTAGGTTCCCCAGCCCTCGAGCTGCTGCACCCAGCCGGCGTACTCGTAGTAGATGTCGTCGGCGAGGTCGGGCACGAGTTGGCTGTGCATGAGGCCGAGGGTGCGTCCGCCCATGAATCCCAGCCCGGCCGGGTTCCACCAGGAGGCCGTGGCGTCGTCGGCGAGGGCGACGCCGCTCTGACCGAGGCCGTTGAAGCGGGCGCTCGGCGGGATCTGGAGGCACGCCGCACCGGCCAGGCTGGCCAGGGCGCTTCCCGCCGGCAGGGCGAGGAAGAGCAGGGTCAGCAGCGAGGCAGCGCTTCTCGAAAGGGTCCGGTTCATGCAGGTCGTCCTCCAAAAGGGTTGATTTCGCGCAATATAGCCTTCATGGCTAGCAAGGGTCAAGCCTACTCCCGCATGCGGACGAGCGCTCCCGTGACTTCGCGCCGGCGGGCTGCATTGTCCGCGTAGATCGCCTCCAGGCGGAACAGATAGGTGCCATTGGCAACCTCGTCACCGACGCCATCGCGGCCGTCCCAGTCCAGCGCGTAGCGGCCAGGCGCGGGGCAGTCCATCTCCAGGCTGCGCACGCGTCGACCGGAGAGCGTGTAGAGGTCGCAGCTGACGCGGCCCGGCGCCGTGAGCTCGAAGCTGATCGCGCAGCGCCCGCGGAAGGGATTCGGGAAGGGCTGCACGGCGACCAGGTCGGCGCGCCCCGCCTCGAAGACCTGCACGCGCAGGGTGTCGCGGCCCACGTTGCCGAGATTGTCGGCCACCGAGGCGACGAGAGTGTTGCGCCCCTCGGGCAGACCGGGCGGCAGCAGGGCGCTGACGCTGCCCTCGCTCGCGCTGCCGAGCGCGTACTGGAAGTCCGCGGTGAGGTTCTCCACCAGCTCCGCTTCGACGAACTCGACGAAGATGGCATTCTGCGGATGGGCGCCCACGAGATTGATCCCCGAGGCGGCCGCCGCCGCGACCGTGTAGGCGCTGCCGGGCGTCGCCTGCGTGGCGCCGCCGGCCAGGCTGAGCCGCACGCTCGGCGCCTCGCCGGCAGGCGGCAGGAGGCCGGGCAGCACGGGCAGCGAGTCGAGCACGCCGACGGCCTCCGCCGCAGCTCCGGCGGCCAGCGCGTAGGCGCGGATACGGCCGTAGCCGCCGAGGGCCGAGTCCGGCAGACCCGGCACGAAGCAGGGCGGCGTCTCGAAACGGCCGTCCCGAACGCTGACGCGCCCGCGGAAGATCTCCGGTCCGGCCAGGTGATAGTCCACGTGTAGCGTACCGCCGCCGTAGAGCGGCCGCTCGAAGCCGCTGGTGTCGGCCGAAGCCCGCACGCTCAGCTGGAGCTCGCCGTTGAAATCGGCCGCGAGCAGGCCTTCGCGCAGGACGCGACCGGAGAGGCCGAGGGTCTTGCCCACGGTCAGGGTGTCCCCGCGCTCAGGATCGAAGGCCACGTCGAGGCCCGGCGTCACCAGGGCGAGCGCTGGATCGCCGAGGATCGCGTAGCGCTCGTTGTTCGCGCCCTGATTCTGAGAGTAGTCGAGCTGCTGGAGGCGCACCTTCGCCCGCAGCAGGGCCGCCCCGACCGGAACGCCCGCGCCGAGGGCGCCGCCCGGGAAGACCTCTTGCAGGAAATTGCGGTTGAGCACGTTGTTGAAGCCGGCGGTCGAGAGGTCGCTCGAGGCCAGCGTGCCGATCGCGCCGCCCTGCGGGAGGCTGATCATCTCCTCGCTCATGCTCTTGCCCTGCGTGTCGTCGTACTTGCCGACGTTGCAGGAGGCGGAGACGAAGAAGAAGCGCCGCTCGGCATTGCTGAGCGAAGCGAGGCGCGTCGTCAGGAGGAGCTGCTCGTCGGAGAGCACGTCGTTGCCGCCGTGGCCGACGTAGTTGAAGATGAGAACTCCCTCGTCGAGCGCCGCGAAAAGGGTGTTCTGCGCGGCCGGCTTGAAACCCGCGTAGTCGCAGTCCCACTCGCACATGTAGAGCTTCTGGATGTCGATCGCGGCCGGGATCGCCTCGCGCACCAGCACCTCGGCCTGGCCCGTGTGGTCGATGGTGTCGATGCTGCTGCAGTTCTTCGTGTAGTCGTCGGTGGCAAGCAGGAGGCGATTGCGCCAGGGTCCGGCCGGCGCGTCGCGCTCGTAGGCGATGGCCAGATCCACCATCGTCAGCGCCGCGGCGGCGTCGCCGGCCGGCAGGCGGCCGATCGCGAGATCGGGAATCGCCAGGCGCAGCGAGTCGTCGAGGGCGTCCATGTAGGCGAAGTAGTCGTCGGTCGTGTAGGCGTAGGTCGCCTGCTCGGTGCGGAAACGGTCGCTGAGCGCCGGCACCAGCGCATTGCTGACGTCGCCGCGCACCTCGCGGCCGAGGTAGTTGCGGTAGTCGGTGCTCGCGTCGCCGAGCAGGAGGACGTAGGCGAGGCGGCTGCCGGGCGTCTCGTAGCGGTACTTGAGGAAGTTGCGCAGGGCGGCCGGGTCCTGCATGCCGCTGCCGAAGTTGGCGTAGACGTCGCTGATGCCGACGAGCTCCACCTCGCCGCTGCCCAGGAGCGGGAAGTGCGCGCGCCGCCAGTCCGCGTAGCGTGCGCCCGCGGCGAGAAAGCCGGGATCGCCGCCCGTGTCCAGCTTGCCGTCGAAGGCGACGACGATCATGTGCGGCAGGGCGTCGTGGCGCAGGGGCGCCGGACTGACGGCCAGCAGGCGCTCCGGGCTGCGATAGCTGCCGCTGGTCGCCGGATCGACGAAGAGGAGGCGCCGCCGCTGACTGGTGTCCAGACCCAGGCTGAGGCTGTCGCCCTCCCAGAGGCCTCCCGTCAGCAGGCGCGGGGCGAGCGGCGCTGTGAGGTCCCAGACCTCGGGCTCGTGCGCCCAGCCGCTGGCCGTGACGCGAGCCCGCGGCTGGCCGGTCGGCACGTGCAGTTCCAGGGGCGTCGAGGCGCGGCTGCGCGCGCGCGTCGCATAGAAGAACTCGTACCAGAGCAGCCAGCCGAAATCCTGAGCGAGGCCGAGCGGCGGATCGCGGGGCAGGCGGAGCGTGAAGCGGACCTGGCCGTCGCCCTCCAGGTCCGCCGGCAGCGGCAGGCTGCCCTCGAGCTCGGCCATGGCCAGTGCGCTCGTCAGGTAGACACTGGCATCGATGAAGCGGTGGCTGGCGTCCTGGGGGTTGGCCACGACGCCGGCGGGAGTCAGGTAGCCCTGCAGGTGGTGCGGTCCGCCCTGGCCGCCCCGCCGATCGGCATCGAAGCCGATGCGCAGGCGCGCCGGCTCGCCGGCCGCCGGCCAGGCGGTGCTCGTCTCGTCGGCGAAGCTGGCCGGCCCCGAGCCCGGGAAGAAGTAGCTCCAGGCCCAGCCGTCCTCGTGCAGCTCGTCGGCCGAGTACTCGTTGTTCTCCTCGCGACGGAGCCGGGCCGGGAAGACGCTGAGCGCGGTTTCGTCGCCCTGGGGCGCCGCGGCGAGCGCGCTCACGCGGGCGCCGGCGGCGCCGCCCCAGGTGAGATAGTAGGTCGCCCAGTTCGTGTAGGGGTTGCGGTGGGTGGCCTCGAAGTCGGCCCCGGCGACGGACTCGTCGCGCCAGCCGTCGGCGCCGGGCAGGTAGGCGATCAGCTCCGTCGCGGGCCCGAGGCTGTCGCCGCCCTTGACGAGCAGGGGCAGCTCGGTGAACTGCCAGCCGCGCTCCCAGCTGCCGCCGGGCCAGGAGAGCCGAAAGGGCTGCGGCCGGCCGCCGCTGCCCAGCAGGCGCAGGCTCGCCAGGCTGCTGCCAGGCGAGAGGCCGGCGCTGACCAGGTCGGTGTAGCGCAGGCGATAGAGGCCGGCGAAGCGCACGTCCAGGCGCAGCCAGCGCCCGCTGCCGTCGAAGAGCTCGTCGGCCTCGCGCGCGGCAGCGGCCGGGGGCGCCGCAGGCAGGGCCTCCGGATTGACGACCAGACCCGCGAGCAGGGGATCGAGCTCCCCGCCGGCGCTCGCTGCCGGGGAGCTGCCCGTGAAGACCAGCCGCAGCTCCGCCTCTCGCCAGGCGGAGGCCGGCGGCAGGAAACGCAGCCGGCCGACGCGCTGCCGGCGAAAGAGCCCCGGCTCCCCCAGCTCGACGTGGGCGGCCGCCGGCGCTTCCGCGCCGTCGATCCTGAGCGCTTCCGCCCGCCAGGCGCCCGCGGCCGGCAGGGCGACGACCAGCTCCACCGGGTCCCGGCCGCCGCCGGGCGGAACCCCGATCAGCAGGCGCCCGCCGCCCGCGACCGGCTCCCAGCGGGCGCCGGGCAGGGCCAGCGCGACCGCCGGCAGGACCAGGAGGCCGAAGAGAAGGCTGAGGCGGCCGGTCGGTTCAAGGCGTCGCATCCAGGCTCCTGGCGCTTTCGGGAAGGAGATCGGGGATGCCGTCCACGATCGGGTAGAGCACGCGGCAGGCCTCGCAGGCCAGGCCGGCGCTCTCGGGCCGGTAGCTCAGGCCCTGGCGGCAGCGTGGACAGGCGAGGATCTCCAGGAGTTCCCGGTCGAATTCCATGCGCGTGCTCCCTGGCCGAGGGCCCTGCCGCAGGACGGGCAGACCGACGCCGATCGCCGCCGCTTCTCGCGGCGATTCTTAGAGGAGACAGGGGAGTCGGGCAAGCCCGAAAACGGAACCCCGCTGGGGGCGCAGTGACTGGTCCCCCTAGAATAGGCGCTCAGGCCGCCGGAATCAAGCCGGACCCTGCTCGCGGAAGACCCCCATGCGGGCGAACTTGGCCACCCGCTCCTCGACGAGCTGGGCCGCCGGACGGGCCTGCAGGGCCAGCAGCTCCTCGACCAGCACGCGGCCGAGCAGGATGGCCATCCCGTCCGGATCCCGGTGGGCGCCGCCCTGCGGCTCGGCGACGATCCGGTCGATGACGCCCAGCTCGGCCAGGTCGCGGCTCGTCAGGCGCAGGGCTTCGGCGGCCTCCTGCCGGGCGCCCGCGTCCTTCCAGAGGATGGACGCGCAGCCCTCCGGGCTGATCACGGCGTAGACGGCGTGCTCGAGCATCAGCACGCGATCCCCCACCGCGAGGGCGAGGGCGCCGCCGCTGCCGCCCTCGCCGGTGATGACGGCGACGATGGGCGTGGGCAGGAGGGCCATCTCGCGCAGACTCCGGGCGATGGCCTCGGCCTGGCCGCGCTCCTCGGCGCCGATGCCCGGGTAAGCGCCCGGCGTGTCGACGAAGGTGAGCACCGGCCGGCCGTAGCGGGCGGCCAGCTCCATCAGGCGCAGGGCCTTGCGGTAGCCCTCGGGGTTGGGCATCCCGAAGTTGCGCCGGATGCTCTCCTTCGTCTCGCGGCCCTTCTGGTGGCCGATGACCATCACCGGCAGGCCCTGCAGCTCGGCCATCCCGCCGACGATGGCCGGATCGTCCCTGTAGAGGCGATCGCCGTGCAACTCGACGAAGTCGGTGAAGATGCGGCTGAGGTAGTCGAGGGTGTAGGGCCGCGCCGGATGGCGGGCCAGCTGCACCTGCTGCCAGCGCGTCAGGTTGCCGTAGATCTGCTCCCGCAGCTTGGCCGCCTTGGCCTCGAGCCGCTCGAGCTCCTCGTCCATCTCGACGCCCTGCCCGCCCGCGAAGGCGCGCATGTCCTCGATCTGGCTCTCCAGCTCGGCCAGCGGCTTCTCGAAGTCCAGATAGGGTCCGCGCATCTGGGGCCTCTCCGCTTCAGAAACTGCCTTCGTAGCTGATCTCGAACTGCCGGTCCACCGAATCGGGGCGGCCGGCCCGCTCGCCGTAGGGCACGCGGTAGTTCGCGAGCAGGTCGCGCAGGAAGAACTTGAACTGCACGCCGCCGACCACATTCCAGCGCAGCCCGGCGTCCAGCCAGCCCAGGCCGCGCCCGTAGCGCGCCGCCGGTTCCTCGTCCGCGCGGTCGTTGAGGCCGACCGCGTAGTCGAGGATGAGGGCGAAGTTCCCCCCGTAATCCTGCTCCAGGCCGGCGAAGAAGTCCAGGGAGGACTCGTCCTTGTCCTCGGTGCTGTAGTTGAAGCCGCCCGAGGTCGCCACGTCCGTGCCGAGCGGGCCGTACCAGTTCCGCGTGGCGACGAAGTAGAAGCCCTTGCTCTTGCGCTCGTAGCGCTCGAGCGCCTCGTCCCAGGGCCCCCATCCCTGGTTGTCGAAGCCGATCAGGAGGGCCGGCAGCGCGCGCTCCTCGGCGAGGAGGAGGCGCAGGGAGAGCGCCGTGCGGTCGTTGAATTCCACCTCGCCGCGGCCGAAGAGGCCCCGCATCCCCCAGCAGACGCCGACCTCGAGGCGGTCCTTGATGCCGACGAAGGTGCCGGCAGCCAGCGAGCCGCCGTGCATCAGACGGCCCTCGATCCGGTAGGCGCCGTGGCCGAGCACCACGGCGGTCGGACTGTCGACCAGGCGGCGGGAGCGCAGGAGGACCTCGCTCCCGCTCGCCGCGCGGTCCGCTGGCTCGTCGGCGACGGCCACCTCTTCCCAGCCGATGCCGCTGTCTTCCTGGGCCGCCAGCGGCGCCGCCGCCAGCAGGGCGGCCAGCGCGAGGACACAGCGTCGCATGCCTTTCCCCTCCCTTCGGGCTAGGGCAGGAACTTCTCCGTGTGCGCCAGCTTGCGCGGCAGGTACTCGTCGATCACGTAGTTGAGCCCGTGCTTGGCCAGGGCCTGCTGCTCCGCGCGCACGCCCATGCCGATCATCTGCGTGATCGCCTTCTGCCAGGCCTTGTAGTGCTGGACGAAGGGATCGTTCTTCAGGGCGTCCTTGGCGCGCTTGATGTCGACGTCCTTGAGCGGGTGCGTCGGCAGCTCGTAGTCGATGATGTCCTGGGGCGTGATGCCCAGGAAGCGCGCCTGGGGCACGCAGAAGTACTCGTTCAGGTGCGCCGCGTTGCCGCTGCCCACCTTCAGCGTGCGGTAGATGTTGCTGATCCCGTAGGGGTCGCCGTCGACGAACACGTAGACGGGCAGGCCCTTCTCGTCGGCGAGACGGCGGATGAAGCGGCGGCAGGCCCGCGTGGGCACGCCCCCCATGCTGACCAGGATGCAGCGCGCCGTCTGCCAGTAGCCGTGCTTGACCAGGCGCTGGAACATGCCGGCCGTCTCGATGGCGAGGATGAAGGTCGCCTTCGTCTCGAAGCCCAGGTGCTCGACGCTGTTGGGAATCGAGTAGGCGCCGCTGCCGAACTTGGTGCAGTCGATGCGCAGCTGTCTGCCGCTGGCCGGGTCGCGGTCGATCACGACGAGGGCGCCGGCCACCTCGCCGCCCTTCTCCTCGGGGATGAAGCCGAGCTGTTCGCGGTTGACGCCGAAGAGGGCCTCGACGTCGTCCATCACGGTGTCGCTCTCGGGCTGCTCGAGGAAGCGCGCCTCGCCCCAGTTCTTGGAGACGTAGTAGGCCTCTCGCTTGGTCGCGATGTCATTGGCATCGACCAGCTGCTTCGACAGGGCCATCATCTTGAGCGTCTGCGCGAAGGCTTTGACGGTGCCGACCGTGAGCGTGCGCTCCTTGCGGGCGGTCTTCATCGTGAAGTGGCCGCGGGTGGCGTCGTAGCGCACGTTGGCCAGGCTGCGCACGGGAAAGCGCAGGCTCGGCTTGTCGCCGGCCGCCGCGCTCTTCTCGACCAGGCTCGCCTGCTCCTTGATCTTCTTGACGACGCTGCTGGCGGCCACGGCCTACACCTTTCGGCTGCGTTCGAGGGTGTCGCTCAGGCGCTCGACGACCAGGCGCTCGCGCGCCTCGCTGAGGCCGAGGATCTCGCGCAGCGCCTCGCCGATGTGGGGAATGTAGCTCTTGATGTAGTCGGACTTCTGGCGCGCCTCGGCCAGGCGCTTGCCGCGACGGATGTGCTGGCCGAGCTGGCGGCCGCAATCCTGGAGAGCCAGCCTGATCTCGCGCAGGATCTCCGGGTAGCTCGCCACGGCTTCCTTGCTCTCGCTCGTGAAGGGCACCCAGGCGCTGGCGATGTGGACGCTGATCGCGAGCGGGCCCGTCGGCAGCGCGCCCTTGGCCTGGGCGAGCCCATAGTTCTTCCAGCCCGCGGCGATCACGCTCTTGGTGATCGCGCAGGCGCCCTGCTGGTACTGGAGCGGCACGCGGTTGGCGTAGCGGTTGAGGACGGCCAGCTCGTCGGCCGGCATGCCGGCCACGCCCCAGGCCAGGGCCGCCTCGACGAGGAAGGGATTGCCGCGGTAGACGGCGGGCCTCCGGCTCACGGCCGTGAAGAACTCGGCGGCGACGACTTTGCGCAGGCCGGCCTCCAGCTCGACGGCGCCGATCGGCGAGAGGCAGTTGGTCGGCGGCGCCATGATCTTGGTGCCGGCGATGCCGTGCAGGAGCTGCTCGGCCTGGTCGCGGCCGAGGCTGCCGGGCTTGGCCTGCGGCCGCAGCATGGCCCGCTCGACGATCTCGTCGGCCACCTTGGCGCCGACGCGGCTGAACTCCTCCTGCAGGAAGCCGTGCAGCGAGCGGCTCTTCGTGGCCTCGAGCATGCTCATCAGGATGCCGAGCTCGACGCCGTAGGGGTGCGGCTTGATCGCCTGCGCCTCGTGGGGCAGCGCCTCCGTCACCCGCGGGTAGTGGAACTCCTCGCCGCCCGGATCGCGGTAGGACAGTTCGAGGTGCGGGTTGGCGACGGCGGTGAGGGCGAGGTAGTCGTCCACGCTGCGGCGGCCGCGCTTGTGGACGGCCGCGAGCTCGATTTCGACGCGCGTGCCGTGCGGCGATTCCCAGTCCACCACCTCGTCGAGGGTGATGATCGGCTCGTTCTTCTGCGTGTTGATCCGCACCTCGAAGCGGTGGGCGGCGGCCTTGGGCGCGGTGCGGCTCGTGATGCGCACGGGCTTGCCCGTGGTGAGCTGGCCGTACATGCCCGCCGCGCTGATGCCGATGCCCTGCTGGCCGCGGCTCTGCTTGAGGGTGTGGAACTTCGAGCCGTAGAGCAGCTTGCCGAAGATCCTCGGGATCTGGGCGCGGACGATGCCCGGTCCGTTGTCCTCGACGGCGATGCGGAAGCGCTCCTCGGCGACCGGGACCACCTCGACGCGGATCGCCGGCAGGATGCCCGCCTCCTCGCAGGCGTCCAGGCTGTTGTCGACGGCCTCCTTGATCGTCGTCAGCAGGGCCTTGCTCGGGTTGTCGAAGCCGAGCAGGTGGCGGTTCTTCGTGAAGAACTCGCTGATCGAGATCTCGCGCTGCTTCTTGGCCTGCTCTTCTGCGCTGCCGCTCGCGCGGCGCTGGCCGGCGGCGCCGGCCCCCCGCTCGCTGCCGCCGCGCGCGCCGCCCTTGCCCCGCCGGGTAGGGGCGGCCGGAACGCCGGCGGCCGGCGCGTTCTGCGCAGTCGCCGGGGGTAGGACGGCGGGCGCCGCGGCGGTCGCCGTACCCGTCTCGCCGCCGGCGAAGAGGTCGAAGGTACTCGTCTCGCTGCGTTTGCGCGTGGCCATGGGGCTCCCGGGGCTGCGGAGGGGACGGCGCGGGCGGCAGTCTAGCGAAGGCCCGCGCGGGCCGTCAAAGGAAAGCTGGGCGCCGGCTGGTGTCAACCAAGGTGTCGGCCGGACATGGCAACGTGTTGCGTGCGGGCGATTTGCAGGATGCCCGGCGAAGCGCTGCAAGAGGCGAGCCGCGGCTCGCGCCCTTCGGTGAGCGGCGGGGGCACCTCAGCTCTCCCCTCGCCGGATCGGCGGCGATCTGCTAGGCTGCCCGGCGTCGCGGGCGGGACCCGGGACGACGGCAAGGAGGGGCGGGCATGCGGAGAACCTGGGCGGATCTGGGCGGGCGCCGCGGCGAGCGAGGCACCGACGGCTCTCGGCGCGGGGGGCTCGCGCTCCTCTTGCTTGCGGCAGCCGCGGCGACGGCTCCGGCCGCCCCGCTGGCCGGGCACTGGGAGGGCGCCATCGAGCTGCCCGGCCTCTCCCTCACGATCCGCGTCGACTTCGTGGAGGGCGAGGGCGGCACCTGGAGCGGCAGCATCGACATCCCGCAGCAGGGCGCTGCGGGCCTGCCCCTCGGGGACATCGCCGTGGCTGCGGACTCGGTGGCCTTCGCGATGCCGGGCATCCCCGGCGACCCCCGTTTCAGCGGCCGCTTTGCCGATGCGGGCATCGCCGGCACCTTCACCCAGAACGGCCGGAGCTTCCCCTTCCACTTGGGCCGCGAGACGGCGCCCGGCCCTGTCCGCCCCCAGGAACCCGCGCCGCCCTTCCCCTATCGGAGCGAGGAGCTGAGCTTCGCGAGCGGCGAGATTCGCCTCGCCGGCACGCTGACCCTCCCCGCGGGCGAGGGCCCCTTCCCCGCGGCGCTCCTGGTGAGCGGCAGCGGGCCGCAGAACCGCGACGAGGAAGTCTTCGGCCACAAGCCCTTCCTCGTGATCGCCGACTACCTCACCCGCGCGGGGATCGCCGTGCTGCGCGTGGACGATCGCGGCGTCGGCGGCTCCGGCGGCAGTCTCGGCGAAGCGACGACCGCCGAGCTCGCCGAGGACGCCCTGGCCGCCGTGCGCACCCTGCGCGCGCGGCCGGAAATCGCCAGCGCGCGGGTCGGGATCATCGGGCACAGCGAGGGCGGCTTGATCGGCCCTCTGGCGGCTGCGCGTTCGCAGGAGGTCGCCTTCGTCGTGATGCTGGCCGGTCCAGGCGTGCCGGGCGGCGAGGTGCTGCGCCTGCAGTCCGCGCGCATCCTGGCCGCCTCGGGGGCGACGGAGGCCGAGATCCAGGCGCAGAGCGAAGCAATGGCGGCGATGCTCGCGCTCATCGAAGCGGAGGCGGACAGTGCGGCGCTGCGGGCGAAGATCGAGGAACTAGCCGCAGCCCAGGTCGCGGCGCTGCCCGACTCCCTGCGCCCCACGGGTGAAGAGGTCGAGTCGCAGCTCGAGCAGCAGCTCGCCGCGATGAACCAGCCCTGGTTCCGCTATTTCATCACCTACGATCCGCGGCCCGCCCTGCGGCAGCTCAGGGTGCCGGTGCTCGCGCTGATCGGCGAGCACGACCTCCAGGTGCCGCCCGACCAGAACCTGCCGGCGATCGAGCAGGCCCTGCGCGAGGGCGGCAACCGCGACGCCGAGGTGCGCGAGCTGCCCGGCCTGAACCACCTCTTCCAGCCGAGCGAGACCGGCAATCCCGCCGAGTACGCCACCATCGAGACGACCTTCGCGCCGGCGGCGCTGGCGGCCTTGAGCGATTGGCTCCGGGCGCGCTTCGGCGCGCCCTGAGCGCGCGG
The sequence above is a segment of the bacterium genome. Coding sequences within it:
- a CDS encoding PorV/PorQ family protein, which codes for MNRTLSRSAASLLTLLFLALPAGSALASLAGAACLQIPPSARFNGLGQSGVALADDATASWWNPAGLGFMGGRTLGLMHSQLVPDLADDIYYEYAGWVQQLEGWGTYSINFIYLSYGESVKTTDSPDPEGTFKSFEFSPGLSYGVRLDENTAIGLGLKYVRVDLAPADAAPDKAGEGAGGSVAVDLGVLRRFGAYSAGLALTNFGPNISFIDAEQSDPLPRFFRVGAAGLVYKGDYGHVLLSADFNKLLVPGGQTTVNGGTELQYTDIMALRIGYIHDPDGDITDFTYGGGFHTKLGGKDFFLDYGNIPQAEELDRVHRFSFEMLF
- a CDS encoding Trm112 family protein, yielding MEFDRELLEILACPRCRQGLSYRPESAGLACEACRVLYPIVDGIPDLLPESARSLDATP
- a CDS encoding acetyl-CoA carboxylase carboxyltransferase subunit alpha, with product MRGPYLDFEKPLAELESQIEDMRAFAGGQGVEMDEELERLEAKAAKLREQIYGNLTRWQQVQLARHPARPYTLDYLSRIFTDFVELHGDRLYRDDPAIVGGMAELQGLPVMVIGHQKGRETKESIRRNFGMPNPEGYRKALRLMELAARYGRPVLTFVDTPGAYPGIGAEERGQAEAIARSLREMALLPTPIVAVITGEGGSGGALALAVGDRVLMLEHAVYAVISPEGCASILWKDAGARQEAAEALRLTSRDLAELGVIDRIVAEPQGGAHRDPDGMAILLGRVLVEELLALQARPAAQLVEERVAKFARMGVFREQGPA
- a CDS encoding DNA topoisomerase VI, yielding MKTARKERTLTVGTVKAFAQTLKMMALSKQLVDANDIATKREAYYVSKNWGEARFLEQPESDTVMDDVEALFGVNREQLGFIPEEKGGEVAGALVVIDRDPASGRQLRIDCTKFGSGAYSIPNSVEHLGFETKATFILAIETAGMFQRLVKHGYWQTARCILVSMGGVPTRACRRFIRRLADEKGLPVYVFVDGDPYGISNIYRTLKVGSGNAAHLNEYFCVPQARFLGITPQDIIDYELPTHPLKDVDIKRAKDALKNDPFVQHYKAWQKAITQMIGMGVRAEQQALAKHGLNYVIDEYLPRKLAHTEKFLP
- a CDS encoding DNA topoisomerase VI subunit B, with protein sequence MSISEFFTKNRHLLGFDNPSKALLTTIKEAVDNSLDACEEAGILPAIRVEVVPVAEERFRIAVEDNGPGIVRAQIPRIFGKLLYGSKFHTLKQSRGQQGIGISAAGMYGQLTTGKPVRITSRTAPKAAAHRFEVRINTQKNEPIITLDEVVDWESPHGTRVEIELAAVHKRGRRSVDDYLALTAVANPHLELSYRDPGGEEFHYPRVTEALPHEAQAIKPHPYGVELGILMSMLEATKSRSLHGFLQEEFSRVGAKVADEIVERAMLRPQAKPGSLGRDQAEQLLHGIAGTKIMAPPTNCLSPIGAVELEAGLRKVVAAEFFTAVSRRPAVYRGNPFLVEAALAWGVAGMPADELAVLNRYANRVPLQYQQGACAITKSVIAAGWKNYGLAQAKGALPTGPLAISVHIASAWVPFTSESKEAVASYPEILREIRLALQDCGRQLGQHIRRGKRLAEARQKSDYIKSYIPHIGEALREILGLSEARERLVVERLSDTLERSRKV
- a CDS encoding alpha/beta hydrolase, giving the protein MRRTWADLGGRRGERGTDGSRRGGLALLLLAAAAATAPAAPLAGHWEGAIELPGLSLTIRVDFVEGEGGTWSGSIDIPQQGAAGLPLGDIAVAADSVAFAMPGIPGDPRFSGRFADAGIAGTFTQNGRSFPFHLGRETAPGPVRPQEPAPPFPYRSEELSFASGEIRLAGTLTLPAGEGPFPAALLVSGSGPQNRDEEVFGHKPFLVIADYLTRAGIAVLRVDDRGVGGSGGSLGEATTAELAEDALAAVRTLRARPEIASARVGIIGHSEGGLIGPLAAARSQEVAFVVMLAGPGVPGGEVLRLQSARILAASGATEAEIQAQSEAMAAMLALIEAEADSAALRAKIEELAAAQVAALPDSLRPTGEEVESQLEQQLAAMNQPWFRYFITYDPRPALRQLRVPVLALIGEHDLQVPPDQNLPAIEQALREGGNRDAEVRELPGLNHLFQPSETGNPAEYATIETTFAPAALAALSDWLRARFGAP